The following are encoded in a window of Thunnus albacares chromosome 17, fThuAlb1.1, whole genome shotgun sequence genomic DNA:
- the elob gene encoding elongin-B — protein MDVFLMIRRHKTTIFTDAKESTTVYELKRIVEGILKRPPEEQRLYKDDVLLNDSQTLGNCGFTNQTARPQAPATVGLAFRQSDDSFEQLRIEPFSTPPELPDVMKPQDSGSTANEQAVQ, from the exons ATG GACGTGTTTCTAATGATTCGACGTCACAAGACGACCATCTTCACAGATGCCAAAGAGTCCACCACAGTCTACGAACTGAAGCGTATTGTGGAAGGCATCTTAAAGAGGCCACCTGAAGAACAGAGGCTTTATAAG GATGACGTGCTGCTTAACGACAGTCAAACTCTTGGAAATTGTGGCTTCACAAATCAAACAGCCCGACCCCAGGCCCCGGCCACAGTGGGATTAGCTTTCCGTCAGAGCG ATGATTCATTCGAGCAGCTGAGGATCGAGCCCTTCTCCACTCCCCCAGAGCTCCCTGACGTCATGAAGCCCCAGGACTCGGGCAGCACAGCCAACGAACAGGCTgtacagtga
- the si:dkey-66i24.7 gene encoding uncharacterized protein si:dkey-66i24.7, which produces MEVIETIVIQSAEVEGKETVVSSVDADKTKTEFIWTLQATWHLVNTRLEMDQAFDQPVCKKKKLWEMVAVKVNAKLRESDVTDVTVKAYECDLKWRNMLATYRKNAERAKRLGAASVHWEFFKAMHEVLGKSREEIEAQRQAKLSGTRVGKAIASKRFTPILPTPPATAAPCSSRPPQDVLQLYMELQERKMNMWAQQKALEERKIEAINNLAQAISSLAQKNSTQMPKDGH; this is translated from the exons ATGGAGGTGATCGAAACAATTGTGATACAAAGCGCTGAAGTGGAAGGAAAAGAGACGGTGGTGTCCAGTGTGGAcgcagataaaacaaaaacag AATTTATATGGACACTTCAGGCCACGTGGCACCTTGTTAACACGCGGCTTGAGATGGATCAAGCTTTTGACCAGCCAGTGtgcaagaaaaagaaactttGGGAGATGGTGGCAGTGAAGGTGAACGCCAAACTGAGGGAGTCAGACGTCACCGATGTCACCGTGAAGGCCTACGAGTGTGACCTCAAGTGGAGAAACATGCTGGCCACGTACAGGAAGAACGCAGAGAGGGCCAAGAGGCTGGGGGCGGCCAGCGTCCACTGGGAGTTCTTCAAGGCCATGCACGAGGTCCTGGGCAAGAGCAGGGAGGAGATCGAAGCTCAGCGTCAGGCTAAGCTCAGCGGGACAAGAGTGGGCAAAGCCATAGCCAGCAAAAGATTCACCCCTATCCTCCCTACGCCTCCCGCGACAGCAGCTCCCTGCTCCTCCAGGCCTCCGCAGGACGTCCTGCAGCTGTACATGGAGCtgcaggagaggaagatgaacaTGTGGGCCCAGCAGAAAGccctggaggagaggaagatagAGGCCATCAACAACCTGGCCCAGGCCATCTCCAGCCTGGCTCAGAAGAACAGCACGCAGATGCCCAAAGATGGACATTAG
- the LOC122966798 gene encoding uncharacterized protein LOC122966798: protein MDINECVLSAGRAVLDMVEREWQPLSPAELEQRLDQAVEEILEADLITKLKTQPPPPPPPPPPPPAAIYVQLLQDQANVQPQVLHTTTSSPAEEETAESREQLETVDTAVVKHIADLLQSSTSRARMAGRARLSLSHTVLLSLTLLSERVSYRCVSRRFRLEKGNIHRIFFSFCERVNMLQERLIRWLDGREAVEALLPLSSQLGKEREQEEEEQSIPQVLGVLGFTRIPIRLPIGKHDVESAVPEVKRMKREAHPDSWLNLELVCDCKGRFLHCRISKGSDVDRGSAVRNKLKQHPELMPPGSCLVARAGYPLTARILTPYTTGSHGPREELFNKTLEAHFHILDQAVATLRARFQRLRYLDIGNYDRARAVVLTACVLHNVFLDMGEVVQGEVEKEEVMSQEGEEAQDEDDEGVRRRDDIADFLFKRLDSEST, encoded by the exons ATGGACATCAATGAGTGTGTTTTGTCGGCGGGCCGAGCCGTGCTGGACATGGTGGAGCGAGAGTGGCAGCCTCTGTCTCCGGCCGAGCTGGAGCAGCGGTTGGACCAGGCGGTGGAGGAGATCCTGGAGGCTGACCTgataacaaaactaaaaactcagcctcctcctcctcctcctccaccaccaccaccacctgctGCTATATACGTCCAGTTACTGCAGGATCAAGCTAATGTACAGCCGCAAGTGTTACACACGACCACATCCAGTcctgcagaggaagagacagcAGAGAGCCGAGAACAGCTGGAGACTGTAGACACAGCTGTAGTCAAG CACATCGCCGATCTGCTTCAAAGCTCCACATCTAGAGCTCGAATGGCTGGACGAGCTCGCTTATCTCTGTCTCACACGGTCCTGCTGTCCCTCACGCTGCTCTCCGAGCGCGTCAGCTACCGCTGCGTGTCCCGCCGCTTCCGCctggagaaaggaaacatcCACAGgatcttcttctctttctgcgAGCGCGTCAACATGCTGCAGGAGAGGCTCATCAGATGGCTGGACG GCAGAGAGGCTGTAGAGGCTCTGCTCCCACTTTCCAGTCAGCTgggaaaagagagggagcaggaagaagaggagcaaAGTATCCCTCAGGTACTGGGAGTGCTGGGATTCACCCGGATCCCGATCCGCCTGCCTATAGGGAAACACGACGTGGAAAGCGCAGTGCCTGAggtgaagaggatgaagagggagGCCCATCCCGACTCCTGGCTCAACCTTGAGCTCGTATGCGACTGTAAGGGCCGTTTCCTCCACTGCAGAATCAGTAAAGGATCAGATGTGGACAGAGGCAGCGCAGTGAGAAACAAACTCAAACAGCATCCTGAACTGATGCCGCCCGGCTCCTGCCTGGTGGCCAGAGCCGGCTACCCGCTCACTGCTCGGATTTTAACCCCATACACCACAGGAAGTCACGGACCGAGAGAGGAGCTCTTTAACAAGACGCTGGAGGCACATTTTCACATTCTGGATCAGGCCGTCGCCACGCTGAGAGCCAGATTTCAGAGACTCAGGTATCTGGATATCGGGAACTACGATCGAGCCAGAGCTGTCGTGCTGACCGCCTGCGTGTTGCACAACGTGTTTTTGGACATGGGAGAAGTGGTTCAAGGAGAGGTTGAGAAAGAGGAAGTCATGAGCcaagagggagaggaggcgCAGGATGAGGATGACGAGGGTGTACGCAGACGCGACGACATAGCGGACTTTCTGTTTAAACGCTTAGATTCTGAAAGCACATGA